The genome window CTAGTTGTCGAgtgatgaaatgtaaatgaatgtgcTTCATAAATATAGTTGTGGTGGAAACAAGAGTCCGTGTTGTTAATCTAACATCAGAGTGTCATGCTGCCTCTCAGGTGCGCGCAGTGATTGGTCACACCTACATGCTGACTCAGGATGAGGAGCTGTGGCAGAAGGAGCTTCCTCCAAATGTCGAGGCCCTTCTAACTTCTCTTATCGACCCTCTGGCCAATCGCTCAGACCGCAGGATGATTGCAGAGAGTGGGCCGAGGGACAAGACCAGGGTGGTCTCCTACAGGGTCCCCCACAATGCTGCCGTGCAAGTTTACGactacagagagaagaaagccAGGTGGGGCTCGGGTTTTGTGTCCTGCTAGAGGTTAGTGGAACTTAATTAAGCCAGCTGATGTGGTGATGCTGTCTTGTCTGCAGGGTGGTGTTTGGACCAGAGATGGTGATGCTGGGACCCGACGAGCAGTTCACCGTGTTGTCTCTGTCTGGAGACAAACCTAAGAGGCCCAACGTCATCAAGGCTGTGTGCCTCCTGCTGGGACCAGACTTCTTCACTGACATCATCACCATCGAGACGGCCGACCACGCCcgactgcagctgcagctctcctACAACTGGTGACTACACACAGCACAGTCGCTGACGTGGTCAGACCAGCAGAGCGTACAACAAGTTAAATGTCAAGATCAGAGACAATGACTCAAGAACTGCTATTTGCGTCTGGTCAGAGGTGTTAGTCAGAGGAAACAGCTGAACATGCTTCAGCAAAATGTTATGATCAGCTCCAGCAACCTAattataaaatgcaaaaacattttgactGAATTGAAATGTCATTATCAAGACATTACTTTAATTTGACTGGTCTACACCTCTGTTTAGTTTTATAGGATTAACTGTGCATAAACAAAGTGCAACTTGCAAATGTGGTAGAAATCATTGTTACTACCAGTCAGTCTACAACCTTTGGCTCCTCAAGGgagcagcctgtccacaaagaattttCCCAAGGGAATTAAcaaattgtaattattattattattattaataagggAATCCTCATTGTCTGCTTCTTATTTCCCTCCAGGCACTTTGACGTGAAGTCTCCAGCTGACTCCGCTGTTGCAGCCGCTCTGTTTTCAGTTCCCGACTTTGTCGGTGACGCCTGTAAAGCCATCGCCTCCCGGGTCAGAGGAGCCGTCGCCTCCGTGCAGTTTGATGATTTCCACAAGGTTTGGAATTGACTGTTATCACTGCTTAgtacagtaattacatttttcaagACTGATCAGCTGAACTCTTGCTCATTTGCAGAACTCGAACCGGATCATCTGTTCAGCTGTGTTTGGCTTCGATGAGAAGCTGGCGGTTCGTACCAGTCTGCGCTTCCCCCAGAACAACTTGGTGATCAGCAGCGTGGACATCCAGTCTGTGGAGCCAGTCGACCAGAGGACGCGGGATGCCCTGCAGAAGAGCGTGCAGCTCGCTATCGAGATCACCACCAACTCCCAGGAGGCTGCTGCACggtctgaaacacacacacacacacacacacacacacacacacacacacacctggctgcagtgttttaaacagtttagtGTGTTTCTAGATGTGTGTGCAGATTTACAACCAGCATTTTGAACAAATCGATCTTTGTATGCTCTGTCGTCCATCTCCAtgacatgttttgtgtgtgtgtgcaggcacgAGGCGGAGCGTCTGGAGCAGGAGGCTCGGGGCAAACTGGAGAGACAGAAGATCACTGACCAGGCTGAGGCTGAGAGAGCCAGgaaggagctgctggagctggaggctCTCAGGTGAGAAGGAGGGGACTGGGTTGAGAAGGTGAAACACTGTTAATGTGACATGTCATTTAAAAACTCAGAGTGGATTGTGTGTTTAGCACTCTGCTGCCTGTTAAccccacctgtgtgtgtgtgtgtgttaaagtgctGCAGTGGAGAGCACAGGAGCTGCGAAGGCTGAAGCTCAGTCTCGGGCGGAGGCAGCTCGTATTCAGGGAGAAGCTGCTGTCAATGAGGCCAAACTGAAAGCTGAAGCTCAGAGGATCGAGGCTGTACGTTCAAAcatcctctttctcctttcagCATATAACCATAGCAGGAATTGCTGGCATGCCTTATAAAGGTGGTCTGCAAGAGTTGACTTGTAAACAAACTATGCcgtgtgtctgtttgtgcaggAGTCAGAGCTGCAGCGCCTGGCGAAGGCTCGTGAGCAGGAGCTGAGCTACAAGAAGGAGATGGACGGTCTGGAGGTGGCGAAGCAGGAGCGTCTGGCTCAGATCGAGAGTCAGCGATTCAGTCAGCTGGTGGAGAGTCTGGGCAGCGACACACTGAAGGAGATCGCCAGAGCCGGACCCGAGCTGCAGGTACAGTACCACCACTGCTCctgaggaaaacaacaacatcattttatttaaatgacacaaCACTGGATCATTTGATTGCAGCATTAATCTGAAGTTAAACCAGATATATTGTGTGTATTACTGGGAATAAATAGTATCCATAAAGGGGTTCTGAAGGTTGTAGTATTGCTTGATttacagttaaaacaaacaaacgcacAGAGATCATCTGCTGCATTAACACCACCTGAAAGCCTCTTTAAAAGAGCTGAAGGTTCATTCTTATGCTTGGCCACAGTCAACAGGAGTCAGGACACAGTGCATTTCTACACACTGATTAAAACCACCCAGTGGTAATAATGATGTGGCTGATCTGTGTATTAGTGGGAGGCCTTTTAATCTCACTCTCTAATTGTTTAATCTTGTTTAATTTAGCTGAATAAATTCTGAATGTGAGTACTTCTGTATGTTATTAAATACTTAAAGGACTTTTCTCTCTGACTCATCAtcagttttcacatttgaaacTCAGCATCTGTTTCTTGTCCTCTAGGTGAAGATGCTCCAGGCTCTGGGGTTGAAGTCCACCCTCATCACAGATGGATCATCACCCATCAACCTCTTCACCACAGCCAATGGGCTGCTGGGGGCGCTGCCGGGACAGGGACAGGGTCAGTGAAGGAGCGGAGGGAGGGGGTCCAGATGGGAAAGTGTCCAGAAGTAAACCTCCACAGGTGCTCATGATGCTGCAGTGCAACTCACAGATTCTCCAGTCTACAGGATGGTCAAGACTACAGCAAGATGCTGATcagatttgtattttacatgtCTGGTCTGTTTGGTCAGTTTGGAGCTGCTGTTGTGTCAGCAGTTTAATTGTGATAGCACCATGGGAGTTGTAGTTGACTTGTCTccttcactttgttttccacGGGCTTCTTGTACCTCTGACTTTTGATCAAGCACACGTTATggtttttttaaaggttttttatgattttactgTAGGAACCAGAGTTCATGATGGTGCCTCACTCCTCTGTCACATCTCTCCATCCACTTACACTGTGGTCACTTATACATTAAAGAGCTGTGATACAGTACTGATGTACACTGAACCAGCGTTTATCAGCCAGGTGTGAATGTTATTTGCTCGTTTCGCCtcacttttccttcttttgttcCTAAGAGGAATTACGATTCAAAGGTTTACTTCTGGATACATAACCGGCAATGTTTTGGAAATTAAGAATTGTGCCTACAAACTAGTTTGTTTAGTCCTGCAAACTGACAGGGAGTATACTTTCTGCTTTGCACTACACCCACTTTAAATGACTGCAGTGTGTAACAGTCAATGTTAAACAGTTGTACTACTGTGGTTCTAATAGACGGGATAATGCGAGTGCCTTTCTTtaccttttaaaaatgcagtttctATAATTAAACcaaagtctgtgtttgtgtggccaTTAAAGTGCTGCTCATGTCCCTCATCACTGTCTctgctgtcatttttaaacatggTGATTTTAAAACTTGACtcctttcacctttttttttatggatCAGTTTGACCTTACACACAATTTTTCTTACAagaaaagtattattattattattattattattattattattattattattattattattattaaattaaattaaaatctagGAAAAAACATTAGCATAGTAATTGTTATCTATTGTAATGAGTGATTTATCAGGTGGGCTGAATATGGTTCACATTCTGATCCTAGAAACACATCTGCTCACTGACGGCCAGGAACTGTTACACAGAACTGATGATTAGACAAAAGGAAACGTTTGTGCTGCAGTATGTTATAtcaaacacactgtgcacaaaGAGGGATCTGTTGTATTCATATATTGTCATTAGCGTGCAATCACGCAGAAATACCACCTGTTGCAGTTTCTTTAGCTTAGAATGAGTCTTTTATAGCCACAAAGCAGTGTCACGTCGCACCAACATGTCTCTGAAGTAGCCCAAAATGCCCAAACAAGAAATCAAATGCCTACATCAAGTTTGttgtaaaaatatgaaataaatataaaactaaacatCACCAGCGGCTGTGCTAGCTGGGACATTCTGGTTTGCAGCTTGTTCTGTTAtgatactgtacataaatatcAGCATCTTTCGATACAAATGCAGTAAGAATATGTTAAATTCATACAGTGGTACCTGTCAACAACAGTAAGGCAATACATGAGGCATCAAAATGTAGAGACGATACAAAAAGAGAATCAGGCAGCAGCAAACAGAGAGAAGTAGTTCGGCCATGTAGGTGATGTGAAGCAATCACAGTTTGTCATGTTTAAATGACACATTGACACAACGCACTAGTGACAGTTGCATTCTTTTGCAAATACAAACCAGCGGATATCACCGTGTCATCatcacttcatcatcatcttctgaTTCAGGTAGCTCCTATGTGGACAACCAACACAAAATTCTCCCACATACTGCACTCAACAAACACTTCTAAGAGCTTTCAAAGAATCTTATTGGTTTGTTGGCTGATCCATACCATCATATTAGACTGTGTGACCTCTAATCAATGTATGAGTAGAAGTCAGTAAACCACATGACTTAGTCTGCTTTCACATGTCGTACCACAAAGTGATCCCCCACCTGAAGCTGACCTTAGTTAATGTCCAACTACAGGTGCCTTGATCTGAACCCAACGGCCTTTAAGAGCAAAAACAGAGTCATCCCTATAGGGATGAGGGCTTGAGGAAATTGTAACTGAACAAATAGGAGGGTGATGCTGTTTAGACAATTTCCTGTATATATACCGTACATGTATATACcactgaaatgtatttgtgtgattATATGCTATGTTTTCCTGTCAGAAGTTAAGGAGCAAGAGCACGATaacttctctgttttcttctccaccacacacccaaaaaaaaaacaaaactacacttccactgtgatggagggacatcACACTGGGAGATGCTGTCACCTGGTGGTTGCCAACAGTCATAACCTGGAAGTTGTTGGAGTAGAAAAGAATGAAGTGAAGGGAGGAGCTGGAGTGAAGGTCTCTACAGCCGGTCTTGTGCGTGAGGACTTGTGCACCTGACAAAGGATTACAGGAGAGATTCTGCAGAACGCTGGATCCCACTGGACGAGAACGAGGGCATCTAAGTCAGGGACACCAAAAGTGGGGAGGTACAAGTTAGAGGCCTGTGCTTTCTGCCCGTGTGTTGTTAAAAGCAAGAGCCTATGAATTAGATCATGTTAGCATTGATATTAAAGCTTCATAAAGCACAAACGTCTTCATGTTTGTCAGTAACAAGATTAAACAAAAACCCAGAGTCCGTGTTATTATTCTAACATCAGTGTGTCGTGCTGCCTCTCAGGTGTGTGCAGGTGAGGAGCTTCCTCCAAACATGTTAGGATTTAAGgtatcatcatatcatcatgaaGTTTCCTCTTGGACTTTGATATGAGTCACTCTTGTTGTCTGAGTCATCATCAGGATTCAGATTTGAAACCAGAAGTCCACCCTCATCATAGACAGATCATCACCCATCAACCTCGTCACCACAGCCAATGGGCTGCTGGGGGCGCTGCCAGCACAGGAATAGGGACTGGTCAATAAAGTCTATATGAGCTCGAGTGATCTGAGCCGAAAAGCTGGAAAGGCTGTGGAAAGTCTTTCCAGACAACACTCCAGGTGTTTGTTCCTTCAATACATGTTAGGTAACGGTGCTGTATGTCCACAGGCTCCAGTTATTGGACTTTAAATCACAACTAATAATCTTATTGAACATTATTTGCTGTTTGCTCAGTTTTGTGGATGATTCTAAATACTACAATACCCAGGATTCTCAGCTACTGTTTCACTTACACTTACATGTGATGCACATGATCTACAGTACAGGGGCCTAGTCTGCTGGCTGTCGTTCAGTTATTACTTTAGCAGCTAAAATAAGGTGTCAGGTGATTGATACACTGCTCCAACAGTGAACACTAATGAGAAACGAGGTCGATGTCCCTGTGACCTCACAACTGTGTGTGAAATAAATCGATTTTCCCTTAATGATCTGATGTTTTCAGAAAACAGAGCACAGAATTTTTATCACAAAACCAGAAGCAGGCATTTTCATTAACACAAATCTTTACCTAAATACATCTTAAACACCACAACATGCTAAGACAAGTGTTTGGCAGTGATGTAAAGCAGATTAACACAAGCACAAAACATGACCCAGTGCTCTGAATTTGGGTCTGATACATGGCCCCGGTGGGTTTGATCCTGTCAGTAGGAGTAGACTGTTATCACAGGAGACATCAGGACGGACCGGtctgcagccaatcagatgcAGATCATGCAGAAGAGGTGGCTCCTCTTTAATTCAATTCACCGATTAGATCATTCAGTCAGGGGAGGCTAATGAAATCCCTCTGCGTGGACTGTAATTCTCTGCAGCTGTCTCCTCTTAtaattttctcttctttatctTCTACAATCTGCACATCAGTCTCCTGCCGGGTTCGACCTCCATGTATTAAAGAGCTCCAAAAAGCTCCATCGctactaaaaaacaacaacaaaacaaaagggagtaaaacagaacagaaatgatgAATCAATTAGTGAACTGACAGCAAATGTCAGCTAATTACCAAATAAGTAGTTcaagtaatttaaaaataagtCTTTAGGTTTTGAACACGTTAATTAAGACACTGAATGCACCATCAGAGCATTCAAAGGATGCACCTGAAGCTTTGGGCAGAGTGGGTGTCGTGCTTCTATTTGCTTAAGGTGCATATTGTATCTTCACGTTAAAGTTGACCTCTCCTCTCGTCGTGCACCCGCAGCACCTGCCTCATGCCTGTGTTAGTCAGGATTTTCCCGTGGACCTTTGCTTTCGTCTGCCCCTGGTGTGTTGGTGACTCATCTATTTGACTTGGACTTgtttttgaattgtattttcattctatctgttctttgttttaataaatcgATGATGAGCAGCTCTCAGTCTTTTACTTACTTGACCTGTGTTGTTTTGATTACTCACGTCAGTTATTCTTTTGCTAAGTCACTTTCTAACTTTATTTACCTAAGCTATTTACTGATGTTTACTATTGTTACTCACCTGTTGTTCTTTCAGTCATTAGTTTCATCATggtttaataaatacataatatataatttCTGCAACTATTTCACACATCTCAAAATGTTATGTTATCTTGTTTACCCTGACTAAAGTTTCAGTTTGCTGATAGAGTCTCCTTGAAACCATTGGAAGTATTAAGGTAaggttcatttgtttttgttgtacaCATTTGACTTTAAGATCATGTGGAAATGAGACGAAGGTTCAGAATTAGTATTTTTTGAGGCAGTGTTTACACACCTCAATCCGTTAAACAGATAAACATGGCGCCTTTTGTTTCAGGTGTTTCCTGGTTTCCTAATATCCAGCATTGCATAAACATTGAGCAGAGACAATACAAGAATTTAAATgtcttgaaaaagaaagaaaccactggtgcacCGTGCAACATACATAGAACGAGTCGACCAATGAAACAATTGTAGACAGAAGCAGTGTGAGACGTGTCAATCACCAGACAAACTGAActtgaattcattttaaaatgatctgttccaatacttttcTAATATTTAATCCAAAAGACGAACTCCTCTGTGGTGTTTAACACAGTGAGGTGCACATGGCATCAAACTGAAGCTGAGATTCTGTTATCTCACATCCATCTTTTAatgttaaacccaaatgtctcCGGTGTACAGACAAACTAATTATCCCTGTCAATGCTTTTGGAGGAGATTGCATGTTGCCAGGACAACAAGCTGAAGAGAACCAATGGATCGGGGGTCGTGTCAAATAATCAGCAACACAATCAGCCAAACCTGTTAATTCCCATAAGAAAGAACAGGGGCCAGGTATGTGGCACAGACTGCATCGGTAAAGTTGGCTGTGttcattttccttctcctctccctctcccaccacttcctcctctgtctccctcttcatcttctcttgtgttgttgttgtggttacAGCTTAGTCGGCCTTcccactgtgttttctctctcacattTCTACTGGCGGATAATAAACTGCCATCGAGCTGCATTAGTCTTAACAGTTGGAGTCATCATGCTCACGTCTGGGAGATGcgagcaacacacacacacacacacacatgcacgtacacaAAAGATTCATCCGCCGGCCCCTTGGcctaacataaaacacacataaacacacctaACTCTTATTTTAGCTTTAACCCTAAAACAACATGTTACTCTTTAACGGCCCTTTGAAACAGTCATGACGTCCTCCTGcgcatttaaaaatgaaaactctgaAGCATTCAGAGGTTAATTTTCAGCCCTCATGTCTTATAAAGGTTGGGGCAGCAGGGTGGTGTACGTAGGAATGAGTCAGAATAAACTACAGCGTCTCACTCGTGGTAACGAAGGAACATTTGACCCCGCTGACagcgtttgtttgtttttgtggcacCATTCTTTGAAACTAACATGTCCAACCAGTCTGAGCGTGCAGCAGTAATTTCCTTCATGCAGTGTTTACTGACTCATTTagctcctttctctcttctgttattattgtcttctcctcctcctcctcctcctcctcctcctcctcctcctcctcctcctcccctgctgCTCCATCTCCCTGCTCTCAGCTGCATTATGACACACTGCCTCCACCCTCCATCTATGTTCATCTTCGCTGTCTCTGGTTGCTTTTCCACCTTTTGTTTCCTCAATTCGGcctcttctctgtgctgctcctTCCAGTCTCCCACGCCCAGAACCACCCACAGACTCATCCATTTATCTCAATTAAGCCTCGACTATGATACCAAcactttttcacttttgcttttttcaggtcttttctctcttttacacCTCGGTCTGCATCGTTTCTCTTTGCTTCTAGTTTCTTCTCCTCCCCCGTTCCTTCATCtcctgacccccccccccccctccttctgtctcttGATCTCTCCTCTTGTAGCCTCGGTGGTGAAGTCACTTAATAATTTATAAGAATCTAAAATTTAGATGAAGCGTGCTcgcatgcgcacacacacacacacacacacacacacacacacacacacacacacacacacacacacacagatcttttATTAACAGTAAGGAACcagacctctctctctctttctttctctctgccacaTCCCAGTGTCCCCGGCTGCCTCTCACTCCCTTTCCAATGGTTGCCGTGACAACACGCTCTCCCGTCCTAGAAACAGGGTGTACATAGAAATGTCCACTCCTTCGTTTCATCTCTCGCTCCATCTTACTCTCTTAACTTATTcctgccaatttaaagaaaacaaaccctgcaaaataaaagcttctTCACAGCCCTGTGGCACAATAtgatttaagaaaataaaagcattccCACTTAGTGAGTTATCCCCACCTTTTTTTCTTATGCTCATTCTTAAACGTGAAACATGTTTAACCTGTAAATTTATTGACACACAAATTACTCATACTGAATACCTTTATACTATAACTGGAAGTATCAAGAAGCCTAAATACCAACTAGTGTCTTTGTCCATGAACTGAACAGTTAAAATCCTTTAAAGAAATCAGTAGTTTTTATCTTTATGCAatataaaaagagacaaacattccCCTCTGATAGCTAATTCATGTATTGTTGCTGTATGCAGACATTGCTATGTAcacctgaacaacaacaacagaagacagcaccttctgaaacagatgacCCAAAGCTAAGTgagataaaacattaaaacatgcaaCAGACAGGTGTGTCTTGTTTCCCAGGTGTTGTCGACtgcttttcaaaaacaaactaacttaaatgaaattgaaaaaatatatatgaaaaccagagagctgtggATGGCACAAATATTGGGCACAGCCATCAGAACAATTTGAAATGAGTTGTTAAAGAGAGAAGCCTCTTGTGTGCTGAGCAACCTACACAGTCATAGGAAAgtaacaacagctgatgacagaagcgTTGTGAGAGCTGTGAAGGAAACCCCCCAGTCTAAGAAGAGGAGGTTAAagggagaaactgcccaaagCAAACGACAACTGAAGAAGGCTGCAGCCTggaaaagcaaatcaaaagaAGGTGTTGCAAACTCACAGGTCATACTGTCTTCTGTGTTGTTCAATGTATGAAACTAATCTCATATACATATTTTGATCTCCCACACAAATGTTTTTGGtgtaaacaaactaacaaacaaacagtggttAGTCAtagacactgacactgagtCTCAGTCAGTGGTGACTCACATTTCCAACACGCTTCCTGTAACTGATTCTAGGACCGTGTGAATGAAAACACTCAACACATTTCCATCTAGTACCCTGATGTGAGAGTCGGACTTCAACAATAGTAAAACCTGTAATTCTAATAATTACTTGAGCTCATGTTTGGTCATTTCTCTGAGTACATCCAGCACTGCCACAAGTGAAGGGCCTCATCAGGAAATGTCTTCCCGTATTCTTACACTGATTCAGGAGCCTGCAGACTTGGAGGAGGTCGTATTTAACTGAGATTTATTCCCTTCAAACATGATCAAATACTTCACATCAGTAGTCAAGATCAAGAGTGTCTGATAAATGTATTGTGTACACCCATACTCATTCTGTATGCTTCATAAAGCAGTCGATTTAAGGCATGCACAGGCACAAAAAAGAGTCCAGTGGCAGGAGATAGCAATCAATAGCAATAATAAGAGGACTTAATGAATTAAGCTGACATTATACTCATGCTTACACCATTCCCCCACcttgctatttaaaaaaagcaagcAGGAAGCAGGTTATACTGAGCACTATAAACATCACCATGTACATACAAAAGAGATCCAGAGAATGagaatagaaatataaaaaatacaaagattaGGTAATCAGGTGTCAAAAAGGGCatttacaaaagaaatgaaaatgatagacagtagtggagaaaaaaaaaacacacaggacactAGGATGTGAAACACAAGAGCATCTGATTCCTCATGACTTGTGAACAATGAATAAATCAACAGTATCTAGTATACAGCATGTACAGTCCTCTGTGTGTTCCAAATGAGAAACCCTGTAGTCTTACAGCCAGTCTTACGTTATCTTTATACGTTATTGGTTACAGGTATATTGCATCA of Anabas testudineus chromosome 8, fAnaTes1.2, whole genome shotgun sequence contains these proteins:
- the mvp gene encoding major vault protein — its product is MSKAGGNQFERMVEASIIRIPPHHYIHVLDQNTNIARVEIGPLTYIRQDNERVLFLPVRMIMVPPRHYCVVLNPVARDDNGQILFDQSGQAKLRHADLEIRLTQDPFPLYPGEEIKQDVTPLQIVYPDTALRLQALLDFEEEGGEKRVAGDEWLFEGPGTYIPRKEVIVLETIKATVIRENQAIRLRARKEGVDRGGVRRVTGEEWLVSKVGAYLPGAHEEVIDIVNAFILNDKKALHVRALRPFKDAGGRNRRTGEEWLVTIADREAHIPSVSEEVVGVVDVTTLSSRQYCVIMDPVGADGKPQLGQKRVVKGERSFFLQPGECLEQGIQDVYVLSEEEGLVLRAVEAFNDTEGHEEEEEEEEEEPMEERAKRSRRSSVYRRPGDRWMLRGPIEYVPPAAVEVVLKRQAIPLDENEGIYVRDIKTGKVRAVIGHTYMLTQDEELWQKELPPNVEALLTSLIDPLANRSDRRMIAESGPRDKTRVVSYRVPHNAAVQVYDYREKKARVVFGPEMVMLGPDEQFTVLSLSGDKPKRPNVIKAVCLLLGPDFFTDIITIETADHARLQLQLSYNWHFDVKSPADSAVAAALFSVPDFVGDACKAIASRVRGAVASVQFDDFHKNSNRIICSAVFGFDEKLAVRTSLRFPQNNLVISSVDIQSVEPVDQRTRDALQKSVQLAIEITTNSQEAAARHEAERLEQEARGKLERQKITDQAEAERARKELLELEALSAAVESTGAAKAEAQSRAEAARIQGEAAVNEAKLKAEAQRIEAESELQRLAKAREQELSYKKEMDGLEVAKQERLAQIESQRFSQLVESLGSDTLKEIARAGPELQVKMLQALGLKSTLITDGSSPINLFTTANGLLGALPGQGQGQ